A window of the Streptomyces sp. NBC_01351 genome harbors these coding sequences:
- a CDS encoding GNAT family N-acetyltransferase → MTAPISPLDATGLRAHREELAALLLDIVASGSSLGFLADLDHAGAAAWWDSLLPAVEDGSLALWVSRTGGDGRIDGTVSWYRESKPNGRHRAELRKLMVHPDARGRGTARALLAEAEAAAARAGVVLLFLDTETGSGAEQVYRRAGWTEVGTIPDYATDPAGRLHPTTLFYKHPQG, encoded by the coding sequence ATGACGGCCCCCATCAGCCCCCTCGACGCCACCGGCCTGCGCGCCCACCGCGAGGAACTCGCCGCCCTCCTCCTCGACATCGTGGCGAGCGGCTCCTCGCTCGGCTTCCTCGCCGATCTCGACCACGCGGGCGCCGCCGCCTGGTGGGACTCCCTGCTGCCCGCCGTGGAGGACGGATCCCTCGCCCTGTGGGTCTCCCGCACCGGCGGCGACGGTCGCATCGACGGCACCGTCAGCTGGTACCGGGAGTCCAAGCCCAACGGCCGCCACCGCGCCGAGCTGCGCAAGCTCATGGTCCATCCGGATGCCCGTGGCCGGGGCACCGCCCGCGCCCTGCTCGCCGAGGCCGAGGCGGCCGCCGCCCGCGCCGGGGTGGTCCTGCTGTTCCTGGACACCGAGACCGGCAGCGGCGCCGAACAGGTCTACCGCCGGGCGGGCTGGACCGAGGTCGGCACCATCCCCGACTACGCCACCGACCCGGCCGGCCGCCTGCACCCCACCACCCTCTTCTACAAGCACCCTCAAGGGTGA
- a CDS encoding carboxylesterase/lipase family protein: protein MSAPADGDRARPRVRTGSGTVEGRTDVHGSAVFRGIPYAAPPVGALRFAAPAPPAAWEGVRDAGSFGPTAPKVPYPDTFAALLPDPRIPGDDCLTVNVWTPDPAPAARLPVMVWLHGGAHTRGSSAVPVYDGAAFARDGVVLVSCNFRLGVLGYGLFPDAPANRGLLDQIAALEWVRDNIEAFGGDPARVTVFGESAGAISIGALLAAPRATGLFSQAVLQSGAPEVLPRDKVRAMVRRMASLLKVEATARAFAATPLSDLLAAQAVVLRKSSPLMGGPAFGLVADPDTLPVDPLEGAAARSEVPLLLGWTRDEYRLWLAPTGGMRLLDRLGPLAVALARYRSGKDRADVRALRAALPGASPAEIAGQLLTDRLLRDPLRRLAGARRAAPSYVYEFGWPSGVPGLGACHALELGFVFDTLRVPEASWLAGPDAPQALAEEMHAACVRFAVGGDPGWAPWDGNGPPRMFGGPESKEERVEGPRAIRRVLP from the coding sequence ATGAGCGCACCGGCTGACGGGGACCGCGCGAGGCCCCGGGTCAGGACCGGGTCCGGCACGGTCGAGGGCCGGACGGACGTCCACGGGAGCGCCGTCTTCCGGGGCATCCCCTACGCCGCCCCGCCCGTCGGCGCCCTGCGCTTCGCGGCGCCCGCGCCCCCAGCCGCCTGGGAGGGCGTACGGGACGCCGGTTCCTTCGGGCCCACCGCGCCCAAGGTGCCCTACCCCGATACCTTCGCGGCGCTGCTGCCCGACCCGCGGATCCCCGGGGACGACTGCCTGACCGTCAACGTGTGGACGCCCGACCCGGCGCCCGCGGCCCGGCTGCCCGTCATGGTGTGGCTGCACGGCGGCGCCCACACCCGCGGCTCCTCGGCCGTGCCCGTCTACGACGGCGCCGCCTTCGCCCGCGACGGGGTCGTGCTGGTCTCCTGCAACTTCCGGCTCGGGGTGCTCGGCTACGGGCTCTTCCCCGACGCCCCCGCCAACCGCGGGCTGCTCGACCAGATCGCCGCCCTGGAATGGGTCCGCGACAACATCGAGGCCTTCGGCGGAGACCCCGCCCGCGTCACCGTCTTCGGCGAATCAGCCGGAGCCATCAGCATCGGCGCCCTCCTCGCCGCCCCGCGTGCCACCGGACTGTTCTCGCAGGCCGTCCTGCAGAGCGGAGCCCCCGAGGTGCTGCCGCGCGACAAGGTCCGCGCCATGGTGCGACGGATGGCCTCCCTGCTCAAGGTGGAGGCCACCGCGAGGGCGTTCGCCGCCACCCCGCTGTCGGACCTGCTCGCCGCGCAGGCGGTGGTGCTGCGCAAGTCGAGCCCGCTCATGGGCGGACCCGCCTTCGGTCTGGTGGCCGACCCGGACACGCTCCCCGTCGACCCCCTCGAAGGTGCCGCGGCCCGCAGCGAGGTGCCCCTGCTGCTGGGCTGGACCAGGGACGAGTACCGGCTCTGGCTCGCCCCCACCGGCGGGATGCGGCTCCTGGACCGGCTCGGCCCGCTCGCCGTGGCGCTGGCCCGCTACCGCAGCGGGAAGGACCGTGCCGACGTACGGGCGCTGCGCGCCGCCCTGCCCGGGGCGAGCCCCGCCGAGATCGCGGGGCAGCTGCTCACGGACCGGCTGCTGCGCGACCCGCTGCGGCGGCTCGCCGGGGCCCGGCGGGCCGCGCCGAGCTACGTGTACGAATTCGGCTGGCCCTCCGGAGTACCGGGGCTCGGCGCCTGCCACGCCCTGGAACTCGGCTTCGTGTTCGACACCCTGCGCGTGCCGGAGGCCTCGTGGCTGGCCGGGCCGGACGCCCCGCAGGCGCTGGCCGAGGAGATGCATGCGGCCTGCGTGCGGTTCGCGGTCGGCGGCGATCCGGGCTGGGCGCCCTGGGACGGCAACGGCCCGCCGAGGATGTTCGGCGGGCCGGAGTCGAAGGAGGAGCGGGTGGAAGGGCCGCGGGCTATTCGACGGGTCCTTCCATGA
- a CDS encoding alpha/beta hydrolase: MSYSPDGQQYPPQPPHGQQPQYGGQYGDQHGGQYGGPQGYEPEPPPRRSRVRRWVIAGASVLALAGIAALVMNHYEIPPFTDKGSAVSFGQPPAGNGKKDGTAKQPANSKMLMPTGPAAEFKNSMTLPDGTHVAVTTLDGKKSGFKGKVWVWAPKEYDDPKFAKSGFPVMIALPGGAGFPNNYWMGTDLGLQTSISKWYAEGKSKPFILAMPVLNPGPDDKGVYWDGSDIPGQPKMGTWLTEDVPDLMRANFRTVKSRDGWAFMGSSTGGFAGLKAVLKHPDKFKAVIASGPDIVPDSSLWKGYDKEKAENNPEVLAKQLIDRKGPDVYLAFQVGDSENNKKTLPDVEKFIATYGNKGPVHTSLKVIPGGKHNAKTYVPNMGEGPIQFISKVMEGPVE; the protein is encoded by the coding sequence ATGTCGTACTCACCCGACGGGCAGCAGTACCCGCCGCAGCCCCCGCACGGACAACAGCCGCAGTACGGCGGCCAGTACGGGGATCAGCACGGAGGCCAGTACGGAGGCCCCCAGGGCTACGAACCCGAGCCGCCGCCCCGCAGGTCGCGGGTCCGCCGCTGGGTGATCGCCGGTGCCTCGGTCCTCGCGCTCGCCGGAATCGCGGCCCTCGTGATGAACCACTACGAGATACCGCCCTTCACCGACAAGGGCTCCGCCGTCTCCTTCGGGCAGCCCCCGGCCGGCAACGGCAAGAAGGACGGCACGGCCAAGCAGCCCGCGAACTCCAAGATGCTGATGCCCACCGGGCCGGCCGCCGAGTTCAAGAATTCGATGACCCTGCCGGACGGCACGCACGTGGCCGTCACCACGCTGGACGGCAAGAAGTCCGGCTTCAAGGGCAAGGTCTGGGTCTGGGCTCCCAAGGAGTACGACGACCCGAAGTTCGCCAAGAGCGGCTTCCCGGTCATGATCGCCCTGCCCGGCGGTGCCGGATTCCCGAACAACTACTGGATGGGCACCGACCTGGGGCTGCAGACCAGCATCAGCAAGTGGTACGCGGAGGGGAAGAGCAAGCCCTTCATCCTCGCCATGCCGGTGCTGAACCCCGGGCCCGACGACAAGGGCGTCTACTGGGACGGCTCCGACATCCCCGGTCAGCCCAAGATGGGCACCTGGCTGACCGAGGACGTCCCGGACCTGATGAGGGCGAACTTCCGCACCGTGAAGTCCCGTGACGGCTGGGCCTTCATGGGCTCGTCCACGGGTGGCTTCGCGGGCCTGAAGGCCGTGCTCAAGCACCCGGACAAGTTCAAGGCCGTGATCGCCTCCGGCCCGGACATCGTCCCGGACTCCTCCCTGTGGAAGGGCTACGACAAGGAGAAGGCCGAGAACAACCCGGAGGTGCTGGCGAAGCAGCTCATCGACCGCAAGGGCCCGGACGTCTACCTCGCCTTCCAGGTCGGGGACAGCGAGAACAACAAGAAGACCCTGCCGGACGTGGAGAAGTTCATCGCCACCTACGGCAACAAAGGGCCGGTCCACACCAGCCTGAAGGTCATCCCGGGCGGCAAGCACAACGCCAAGACCTACGTCCCGAACATGGGCGAGGGCCCGATCCAGTTCATCAGCAAGGTCATGGAAGGACCCGTCGAATAG
- a CDS encoding chaplin: MSRIAKAFAITAVAGSAVTAGAGLAVADAGAHGAAAHSPGVLSGNLLQVPVHVPVNVCGNTVNVIALLNPAFGNTCVNASGGGDHHTEGGSYGH, translated from the coding sequence ATGTCGCGTATCGCGAAGGCATTCGCCATCACCGCTGTGGCCGGTAGCGCCGTTACCGCGGGTGCCGGTCTGGCTGTCGCCGATGCCGGAGCGCACGGTGCGGCGGCCCACTCCCCCGGTGTCCTGTCGGGCAACCTTCTCCAGGTGCCGGTCCACGTCCCCGTCAACGTCTGCGGCAACACGGTCAACGTGATCGCGCTGCTCAACCCGGCGTTCGGCAACACCTGCGTCAACGCGTCGGGCGGCGGCGACCACCACACCGAGGGTGGGAGCTACGGCCACTGA
- a CDS encoding tyrosinase family oxidase copper chaperone produces the protein MLSAATAAAPLTRRAMLRTAFTAAVLAGTGVALAPVLRARRPRQTLTPAPLAEEETYRGRHISVDHAGVRIDGRPLHVMRRADGSYLSGINHFQSYGTPLELARAAVDELGTVQLAFAPATHHG, from the coding sequence ATGTTGTCCGCAGCAACCGCCGCCGCACCACTGACCCGCCGCGCGATGCTCCGTACGGCCTTCACCGCGGCCGTGCTCGCCGGTACCGGCGTGGCCCTGGCCCCCGTACTGCGCGCCCGGCGCCCCCGGCAGACGCTGACGCCGGCCCCCCTCGCCGAGGAGGAGACCTACCGCGGCCGCCACATCTCAGTCGACCACGCAGGCGTCCGCATCGACGGCCGCCCCCTGCACGTCATGCGCCGCGCCGACGGCAGCTACCTCAGCGGGATCAACCACTTCCAGTCCTACGGGACGCCCCTTGAACTGGCCCGCGCCGCCGTCGACGAGCTGGGCACGGTCCAGCTGGCGTTCGCGCCGGCCACGCACCACGGCTGA
- a CDS encoding RNA polymerase sigma factor, translating to MLTWSAKNPAAFETLVVRHSVSLHGYLARRAPDAADDLLSETWLQAFAGRAGFDARRGTARAWLFGVARNVLSGHWRRAAQDRTGVPAPGADSSDPWQAVDQRLDAAACRPLLRDTLAGLPAVERELLLLVAWEQLTPIEAAGVVGIPAGTARSRLHRARGRLRTALASPDYSLRLSGEMA from the coding sequence TTGCTGACTTGGTCAGCGAAGAACCCAGCGGCCTTCGAGACGCTGGTCGTACGGCACTCGGTGAGCCTGCACGGCTACCTGGCGCGCAGAGCACCCGACGCGGCGGACGATCTGCTGTCCGAGACGTGGCTGCAGGCCTTCGCCGGACGTGCCGGTTTCGACGCCCGGCGGGGTACGGCCCGGGCCTGGCTCTTCGGCGTTGCCCGGAACGTACTTTCGGGCCACTGGCGGCGGGCCGCCCAGGACCGAACCGGTGTGCCTGCGCCGGGCGCCGACAGCAGCGACCCCTGGCAGGCGGTGGACCAGCGGCTGGACGCCGCGGCCTGCAGGCCGCTGCTGCGCGACACGCTCGCCGGGCTGCCGGCCGTGGAACGGGAACTGCTGCTGCTCGTCGCCTGGGAGCAGCTCACCCCTATTGAGGCGGCCGGCGTGGTCGGCATCCCGGCCGGAACGGCGCGTTCGCGGCTCCACCGCGCCCGGGGCCGCCTGCGGACCGCCCTCG
- a CDS encoding tyrosinase family protein: MYTRQNQKDLTSAQKKRFTAAVLELKRDGTYDSFVRTHEKYFVPDRDRKLRVGHMSPSFFPWHRLYLLQFEKELQRVDPGVSVPYWDWTTDTSPVSSLWADDFLGGTGRASDRKVMTGPFAYDKGNWTVTVGITESAFLTRNLGRPQNPIALPTPAELRWAIDDPTYDVSPWDSTASAGGFRNKLEGWSVPKSERWRNHNKVHQWIGGHMTGGTAPNDPAFWLHHSFVDLIWDRWQAKHPGSGYLPATPLPYGDLQRGRVIALDEPMPPWNLTPREALSHRGVYRYA, translated from the coding sequence TTGTACACCCGGCAGAACCAGAAGGACCTGACCAGCGCACAGAAGAAGCGGTTCACGGCGGCCGTGCTGGAGTTGAAGCGCGACGGCACCTACGACTCCTTCGTGCGCACCCACGAGAAGTACTTCGTGCCCGACCGCGACCGCAAGCTCCGCGTCGGACACATGTCGCCGTCCTTCTTCCCCTGGCACCGGCTCTACCTGCTGCAGTTCGAAAAGGAGCTGCAGCGCGTGGACCCCGGCGTCTCCGTCCCCTACTGGGACTGGACCACCGACACCAGCCCGGTCTCGTCCCTCTGGGCCGACGACTTCCTCGGCGGCACGGGCAGGGCGAGCGACCGGAAGGTCATGACCGGTCCGTTCGCCTACGACAAGGGCAACTGGACGGTGACCGTCGGCATCACCGAGTCCGCCTTCCTCACCCGCAACCTGGGCCGGCCGCAGAACCCGATCGCGCTCCCCACCCCGGCGGAACTCCGGTGGGCGATCGACGATCCGACCTACGACGTCTCGCCCTGGGACTCCACTGCCAGTGCGGGCGGCTTCCGCAACAAGCTGGAGGGCTGGTCCGTGCCCAAGAGCGAACGCTGGCGCAACCACAACAAGGTCCACCAGTGGATCGGCGGCCACATGACGGGCGGCACCGCGCCCAACGACCCCGCGTTCTGGCTGCACCACTCCTTCGTGGACCTGATCTGGGACCGCTGGCAGGCGAAGCACCCCGGCTCCGGCTACCTGCCGGCCACCCCCCTCCCGTACGGAGACCTCCAGCGCGGCCGGGTCATCGCCCTCGACGAGCCGATGCCGCCGTGGAACCTCACCCCGCGCGAGGCGCTCAGCCATCGGGGCGTGTACCGCTACGCATGA
- a CDS encoding TRIC cation channel family protein yields MLHALYLLGMAAIDAHVTPVAVLILAALTGVTGEVVRDVLCREFPPLLLREEVYATAALAGAASYLALHWAGAPDTVNTAVSAALVFALRMAAIFRDLHLPRLQRVPA; encoded by the coding sequence ATGCTGCACGCCCTCTACCTCCTCGGCATGGCCGCCATCGACGCCCACGTCACCCCCGTCGCCGTCCTCATCCTCGCCGCCCTGACCGGGGTCACCGGCGAGGTCGTCCGCGACGTGCTCTGCCGGGAGTTCCCGCCGCTGCTGCTGCGCGAGGAGGTGTACGCGACCGCCGCCCTCGCCGGCGCCGCCTCCTACCTCGCCCTGCACTGGGCCGGGGCCCCGGACACCGTCAACACCGCCGTCTCCGCGGCCCTCGTCTTCGCACTCCGGATGGCCGCGATCTTCCGCGACCTCCACCTCCCCCGCCTCCAGCGCGTCCCTGCCTGA
- a CDS encoding TolB family protein, which yields MSLRRRILIFAAVVAVLAGVAGLSFLRAADRAEQRNRVQAGGPQATRGDLSLTEGEDGPRIVFRNLAWGPHRDELVSVPAAAPEGARTASGVSCLRFHAAAGTGICLQTVKGGVQEGYRAVVLDARLKEVAAHALAGIPTRARVSPGGHLVAWTVFVGGDSYAGTNFSTRTSVLDLRTGRLDASLEEFTILKDGKEYRNADVNFWGVTFLADEQAFYATMGTGGRTHLVRGDLAARTVTTLRENVECPSLSPGGKRLVYKKRVEGLPAEAPWRLHSLDLASGEETPLAEQRSVDDQLVWRDDRTVVYSLPGDFGADLYALPADGTGNPARLMASALAPAFLD from the coding sequence CTGTCGCTCCGGCGTCGCATCCTGATTTTTGCCGCCGTCGTGGCCGTGCTCGCCGGGGTGGCCGGGCTGTCCTTCCTGCGGGCCGCCGATCGGGCCGAGCAGCGGAACCGGGTACAGGCCGGCGGCCCGCAGGCCACCCGCGGTGACCTATCGCTGACCGAGGGCGAGGACGGACCGCGGATCGTCTTCCGCAACCTGGCCTGGGGTCCGCACCGCGACGAACTCGTCTCCGTCCCCGCCGCCGCGCCCGAGGGAGCACGTACCGCCTCCGGGGTGAGCTGCCTGCGCTTCCACGCGGCGGCGGGCACCGGGATCTGCCTCCAGACGGTCAAGGGCGGGGTCCAGGAGGGCTACCGGGCCGTCGTCCTCGACGCCCGCCTGAAGGAGGTGGCCGCGCATGCGCTGGCCGGCATCCCCACCCGGGCCCGGGTCTCGCCCGGCGGGCACCTCGTCGCGTGGACCGTCTTCGTCGGCGGGGATTCGTACGCCGGTACGAACTTCTCCACGCGGACCTCGGTACTCGACCTGCGCACGGGCCGGCTCGACGCCTCCCTGGAGGAATTCACCATCCTCAAGGACGGCAAGGAGTACCGGAACGCCGACGTGAACTTCTGGGGGGTGACCTTCCTCGCCGATGAGCAGGCCTTCTACGCGACGATGGGCACGGGCGGCCGCACCCATCTGGTCCGAGGGGACCTGGCCGCACGCACGGTGACCACCCTGCGCGAGAACGTGGAGTGCCCGTCGCTGTCGCCCGGCGGGAAGCGGCTGGTGTACAAGAAGCGGGTGGAGGGCCTGCCGGCCGAGGCCCCGTGGCGGCTGCACTCGCTGGACCTGGCCTCCGGTGAGGAGACCCCGCTCGCCGAGCAGCGCAGCGTCGACGACCAGTTGGTGTGGAGGGACGACCGGACCGTCGTCTACTCCCTGCCCGGGGACTTCGGAGCCGACCTCTACGCACTCCCGGCCGACGGGACCGGCAACCCGGCCCGGCTCATGGCCTCGGCCCTCGCCCCCGCCTTCCTCGACTGA